The Paenibacillus sp. YPG26 genome includes a window with the following:
- the cls gene encoding cardiolipin synthase translates to MRRGLQIILIAAILFAFYILGFGFLGSFGGTLVSIFQTLTVITVGLAIFMENRNPSSTLAWILLLVLLPVVGLILYFLLGQNYFKRRKFDKKALNDQKAYEMIDNTNLHAGFDLSTFTPGQQKLLKMSHKIARTPFSMATRTRVLTNGEETFSSLLKELKMAKHHIHMEYYIYRADEIGREIQRTLIEKAREGVEVRFMFDAVGSIGLSKAFLNEMREAGIQIGIYGQVRFLALSSRVNYRNHRKIVVIDGNTAFMGGLNVGDEYLSRSKTYGFWRDTHMLVKGEAVRSLQIIFLQDWKYVTGEKILGLEYLSPEMELGCSGAVQIVPSGPDNPTRSLKDIFFSIITSAKESVWLATPYFIPDEDLLTALRVAAISGLDVRILFPAKPDKWLPYLASHSYFPSLLEAGVKIYEYEKGFLHAKLLIADGEVATVGTANMDMRSFHLNFEVSALLVQSDSVRKIVEDFERDLNSTKLIERKAFMQKRVVVRLMESAARLMSPLL, encoded by the coding sequence ATGAGACGCGGCTTGCAAATTATACTTATTGCGGCAATATTATTTGCCTTTTATATTCTGGGCTTCGGATTCCTGGGGAGCTTCGGCGGCACGCTGGTCAGCATATTTCAGACGCTGACTGTAATTACGGTGGGGCTGGCCATCTTCATGGAGAACCGGAATCCTTCCAGTACCCTGGCCTGGATCCTGCTGCTGGTGCTTCTGCCGGTGGTTGGCCTGATCCTGTATTTCCTGCTCGGCCAGAACTATTTCAAACGGAGGAAGTTCGACAAGAAGGCGCTGAACGACCAGAAGGCTTACGAGATGATTGATAACACCAATCTGCATGCGGGCTTTGATCTGTCCACGTTCACGCCGGGACAGCAGAAGCTGCTCAAGATGTCTCATAAGATCGCGCGCACCCCGTTCTCCATGGCGACCCGGACACGAGTGCTCACCAACGGGGAGGAGACGTTCTCCTCGCTGCTGAAGGAACTGAAGATGGCGAAGCACCATATTCACATGGAATATTACATCTACCGTGCGGATGAGATCGGGCGTGAAATTCAGCGTACGCTTATCGAGAAGGCGCGGGAAGGTGTTGAGGTCCGCTTTATGTTCGATGCGGTGGGCAGCATTGGCCTGTCTAAGGCCTTCCTCAATGAGATGAGGGAAGCGGGGATCCAGATCGGGATTTACGGACAGGTCCGGTTCCTGGCCTTGTCGAGCCGGGTGAACTACCGTAACCACCGTAAAATCGTTGTCATTGACGGCAACACCGCCTTCATGGGTGGCCTGAATGTCGGGGATGAGTACCTAAGCCGCAGCAAAACCTATGGCTTCTGGCGGGATACCCATATGCTGGTGAAGGGGGAAGCGGTGAGGTCTCTGCAGATTATTTTCCTCCAGGACTGGAAGTATGTAACCGGCGAGAAAATTCTTGGCCTGGAGTACTTGTCTCCTGAAATGGAGCTGGGCTGCAGCGGCGCGGTCCAAATTGTGCCGAGTGGTCCGGATAATCCGACCCGCTCGCTCAAGGATATCTTCTTCTCTATCATTACCTCGGCCAAAGAGTCGGTATGGCTCGCAACACCTTACTTCATACCGGATGAGGATCTGCTGACGGCACTGCGCGTAGCGGCAATTTCGGGTCTTGATGTGCGCATTCTGTTCCCGGCGAAGCCTGACAAATGGCTGCCTTACCTGGCCTCACACTCTTACTTCCCCTCCCTGCTTGAAGCAGGCGTGAAGATCTACGAGTATGAGAAGGGCTTCCTGCACGCCAAGCTGCTTATTGCTGACGGGGAAGTGGCAACGGTCGGCACGGCCAATATGGATATGCGAAGCTTCCATTTGAACTTCGAGGTCAGCGCGCTTCTGGTTCAGAGTGACAGTGTTCGCAAGATTGTTGAAGATTTCGAGCGTGATCTGAACTCCACCAAGCTGATTGAGAGAAAAGCCTTCATGCAGAAGCGCGTTGTAGTACGGCTTATGGAATCGGCAGCCCGGCTCATGTCGCCGCTGCTCTAG
- a CDS encoding TetR/AcrR family transcriptional regulator: protein MTTGRQRIQEAALAQFARDGYEGASLQQIAAAAGIKKPSIYAHFKGKEDLYMSVLGRVFRKEKHRIVQFFLSRQRDPLEERLQGLFVMLQEEYERNEDMKFLLRMLFFPPHAIRDEVIGIIYPFLDSLERKLIKLMEAESRRGTFQPADIHQAAIAYMTLADGIMVELLYSQPERSRTRLEAAWPIYWEGITGQSDRQ from the coding sequence ATGACAACAGGCAGACAACGGATTCAGGAAGCCGCCTTGGCCCAGTTCGCAAGAGACGGATACGAAGGGGCTTCTCTACAGCAGATTGCGGCTGCGGCCGGGATCAAGAAGCCATCCATTTACGCCCATTTCAAAGGCAAGGAAGATTTGTATATGAGCGTACTGGGCAGGGTGTTCAGGAAGGAGAAGCATAGAATTGTGCAGTTTTTTCTAAGTCGTCAACGTGATCCTCTTGAGGAAAGGCTGCAGGGTCTGTTCGTTATGCTTCAGGAAGAATATGAGCGAAATGAGGATATGAAGTTCCTGCTTCGCATGCTGTTTTTCCCGCCTCATGCCATTCGTGACGAGGTTATCGGCATCATCTACCCGTTCCTTGATTCCCTTGAGAGAAAGTTGATTAAGCTAATGGAGGCAGAGTCCCGAAGAGGCACATTCCAGCCCGCGGATATTCATCAGGCCGCCATTGCCTATATGACCTTAGCAGACGGGATTATGGTTGAACTGCTGTACTCACAGCCCGAAAGATCCAGGACACGCCTGGAGGCCGCCTGGCCCATCTATTGGGAGGGAATTACCGGGCAGAGCGACAGGCAATAA
- a CDS encoding multidrug efflux SMR transporter, which produces MNRHWLYVLIGGLIEVIWVSGLKHSAAWWHWLITAAAIAISFWLIIEASRRLPVGTVYAVFTGIGTAGTVIAEMAVFGEPFRWSKTLLIALLLVGVIGLKLMAEGTNEEATS; this is translated from the coding sequence ATGAACAGACACTGGCTGTACGTCCTTATAGGCGGATTAATAGAAGTAATATGGGTAAGCGGACTTAAGCACTCGGCTGCCTGGTGGCATTGGCTAATTACCGCCGCAGCTATCGCGATCAGCTTCTGGCTCATTATTGAAGCATCGAGAAGACTTCCGGTGGGAACCGTCTATGCCGTCTTCACAGGCATAGGAACTGCGGGAACGGTTATTGCGGAGATGGCTGTCTTCGGCGAGCCCTTCAGATGGTCGAAGACGCTGCTGATCGCGCTGCTCCTGGTTGGTGTAATCGGCCTGAAGCTGATGGCGGAAGGCACGAATGAGGAGGCGACTTCATAA
- a CDS encoding multidrug efflux SMR transporter, which yields MAWIALIIAGCCEVLGVIGIKQVTLRGNLAAYGLLGIGFLCSFSLLTFAMTTLPMGTAYAVWTGIGTVGSALVGMFLYKEPKEWRRLVFIAIILVASVGLKLIH from the coding sequence ATGGCCTGGATAGCTCTTATTATTGCCGGATGCTGCGAAGTTCTAGGGGTCATCGGCATCAAGCAGGTTACCCTGCGGGGGAATCTGGCCGCGTACGGTCTGCTGGGAATCGGATTTCTGTGCAGCTTCTCGCTGCTTACTTTTGCCATGACTACACTGCCTATGGGAACTGCCTACGCGGTATGGACGGGGATAGGCACCGTAGGAAGCGCCTTGGTGGGCATGTTCTTGTATAAGGAGCCCAAGGAATGGCGGAGACTGGTCTTCATCGCCATTATTCTGGTGGCATCTGTAGGTCTGAAGCTGATTCATTAG
- a CDS encoding TetR/AcrR family transcriptional regulator, with protein sequence MSEKSTDKRKHIIRTAMELFSAKGPSATSMQEIAEHCGMSKGSLYLHFKSKVELETSIYNHCYQMLQEHLIEADQLPGLSPKEILQKQIEVLLSLVLELREFLLMQLRDWVTNGKKSMEPQCVKDNNLMLLSWAQTRLVRAYGPEIAPYAADLTLFLHGSFGSYIRLLFDSRINISIQMMSEHLMFALDQLSDGFLHKRPLPLFSAEILEQWANEGLEGLAPNRHPLQVIKSMKIRARDLSLPADRKEEVMDSLQILEQEIVELQPRRVILQGMLRNLENIPELDEEFKELEAAMLHTNSRPNPVTQG encoded by the coding sequence TTGTCTGAGAAGTCCACAGATAAAAGAAAGCATATCATCCGAACAGCCATGGAACTGTTCTCGGCCAAGGGGCCATCGGCGACCTCCATGCAGGAAATCGCCGAGCACTGCGGGATGTCCAAGGGAAGCCTGTACCTGCACTTTAAATCCAAGGTGGAGCTGGAGACCAGCATTTACAACCACTGTTATCAAATGCTGCAGGAGCACTTGATTGAAGCCGATCAATTGCCGGGGCTGTCCCCGAAGGAAATTCTGCAAAAGCAGATCGAGGTTCTGCTTAGTCTGGTTCTGGAGCTGCGGGAATTTCTGCTGATGCAGCTTAGGGACTGGGTAACTAACGGCAAGAAGAGCATGGAGCCCCAGTGTGTCAAGGATAACAATCTGATGCTGCTGAGCTGGGCACAGACGCGGCTCGTGCGGGCCTATGGCCCTGAGATCGCCCCTTATGCTGCGGATCTTACTTTGTTCCTGCACGGCTCGTTCGGTTCCTATATACGTCTGCTGTTTGATTCAAGGATCAACATTAGCATTCAGATGATGTCGGAGCACCTGATGTTCGCGCTGGATCAGTTAAGCGACGGATTCCTGCATAAGCGTCCGCTGCCTCTATTCTCGGCGGAGATCCTGGAACAATGGGCCAATGAAGGGCTTGAGGGCCTGGCTCCGAACAGACACCCGCTTCAGGTGATCAAATCCATGAAGATTAGAGCGAGGGATCTCAGCCTGCCTGCTGACCGGAAAGAAGAGGTTATGGACTCTCTGCAGATTCTCGAACAGGAGATTGTTGAGCTCCAGCCAAGGCGCGTCATCCTGCAGGGGATGCTCAGGAATCTGGAGAATATTCCCGAGCTTGATGAGGAGTTCAAGGAATTGGAAGCCGCCATGCTTCATACGAATTCAAGACCAAACCCTGTCACACAAGGGTGA
- a CDS encoding efflux RND transporter permease subunit: MKGIINFSLRNKFAIWLLTIIVVAAGLYSGLTMKQETIPNINVPYLSISAVYPGAAPENVVDEITKPLEQSLRNVDGIKTITSTSMENASSIILEFNYGANLDNASAAVREALNSATLPDGAQKPQITRFSLNSLPVISLSMSAKNGSNLENLTRTAESDVKPALEKLEGVASVQVAGQYVKEVQLKFNQEKLKELGLTEDTVKGVVQASAVRVPLGLFEMDKSQKAVVVDGAITTVEDLKNVTIPVTPGSGAAAGGAGAQGAAGQGAAAGGAGAQGAAGQSAAAGGVGAQGAAGQSAAGQGAAAGGAGAQAAAVPASIPTVKLTDVAAINVVGKAESISRTNGKESIGIQIVKSNDANTVDVVNKVKDRAESLKSEFKDLEITTLMDQGKPIEDSVNTMLSKAVFGALFAVLIILIFLRNIRSTIISVISIPLSLLIAVLALRQMNITLNMMTLGAMTVAIGRVVDDSIVVIENIYRRLSLTGEKLKGSELIREATREMFVPIASSTIVTIAVFLPLAFVSGMVGELFTPFALTMVFSLLASLLVAITLVPALAHTLFRNGLKKTHDHEEKPGAMARGYQKILNWSLNHKLITFGFAVLLLIGSLFLTKFIGTSFMPEQSEKYAMVTYSPAPGDTREDVEQRALTAEKFILKQPGLDKMQYSVGGSNPLSPGPSNSALFYVIYKEDTKNFEDVKKKLVDDLKVQVPEGTWKEMSGMGGGMGGSKLAVQVFGDNLKQIQPVSDQILKWVNEDKAHFDKGDSSLSKAYDQYTLIADQEKLSSLGLTAGQLAMKLSPQRDRPVLTEVQIDNKDYKVYIEADNKTYKSLEDIENETLLSPLGKEVAIKDVAKVDKGISPNSIMRIDGKMVIEVSANIVSTDVSSASKSLQDKVNAYDKPDGVTVEFGGVTAQINDTFTQLGLAMAAAVAIVYFVLVVTFGGGLAPFAILFSLPFIVIGALIALLIGGETLNVSSLMGALMLIGIVVTNAIVLIDRVIHKEREGLSTREAILEAGATRLRPILMTALATIGALLPLVIGLENSAGIISRGLGITVIGGLISSTLLTLVIVPIVYEFLMKLRRGGRSKSTAKA; this comes from the coding sequence ATGAAAGGAATTATTAATTTTTCACTGCGGAACAAATTCGCGATCTGGCTGCTTACAATCATCGTGGTTGCCGCTGGGCTGTATAGCGGTCTGACCATGAAGCAGGAGACCATCCCGAATATTAACGTACCCTATTTAAGCATCTCGGCAGTATATCCAGGTGCAGCACCCGAGAATGTGGTGGACGAGATTACCAAGCCTCTGGAACAGAGTCTGCGGAATGTCGATGGCATCAAGACCATCACCTCGACTTCGATGGAGAATGCTTCATCCATTATTCTTGAGTTCAACTATGGGGCGAATCTGGATAACGCTTCTGCTGCCGTACGGGAAGCTCTGAACAGCGCTACTCTACCAGACGGGGCTCAGAAGCCGCAGATTACGCGGTTCAGCCTGAACTCATTGCCCGTGATCTCACTCAGCATGAGTGCCAAGAACGGCAGCAATCTGGAGAACCTGACCCGGACGGCTGAGAGTGATGTGAAGCCTGCCCTGGAGAAGCTGGAAGGTGTCGCTTCCGTCCAGGTGGCCGGTCAGTATGTGAAGGAAGTTCAATTGAAGTTCAACCAGGAGAAGCTTAAGGAGCTCGGCCTGACTGAAGATACGGTAAAAGGGGTCGTTCAAGCCTCGGCCGTCCGTGTGCCGCTCGGCTTGTTCGAAATGGACAAATCGCAGAAGGCTGTCGTTGTTGATGGAGCCATCACAACGGTGGAGGACCTGAAGAATGTCACCATCCCTGTGACTCCTGGCAGCGGCGCGGCTGCTGGCGGAGCCGGAGCGCAAGGTGCAGCAGGCCAAGGTGCGGCCGCTGGCGGAGCTGGAGCACAAGGCGCAGCAGGCCAAAGCGCGGCCGCTGGCGGAGTTGGTGCGCAAGGCGCGGCAGGCCAAAGCGCGGCGGGCCAAGGTGCTGCTGCTGGCGGGGCCGGAGCACAAGCTGCAGCTGTGCCAGCGTCTATTCCTACGGTTAAGCTGACAGATGTGGCCGCAATCAATGTCGTGGGCAAGGCGGAGTCCATCTCCCGGACGAATGGCAAGGAATCCATCGGGATTCAGATTGTGAAGTCCAATGACGCCAATACCGTTGATGTGGTTAACAAAGTCAAGGACCGGGCAGAGTCCCTGAAGTCCGAATTCAAGGATCTTGAGATTACCACCCTGATGGATCAAGGTAAGCCGATTGAGGATTCCGTGAACACTATGCTTAGCAAAGCTGTATTCGGCGCCCTGTTCGCCGTGCTGATCATTCTGATCTTCCTGCGGAATATCCGCTCTACCATTATCTCGGTAATCTCGATTCCTCTCTCGCTGCTTATTGCCGTGTTGGCTCTGCGCCAGATGAATATTACGCTGAACATGATGACCCTGGGTGCAATGACTGTAGCTATCGGCCGGGTCGTCGATGACTCCATCGTTGTCATTGAGAATATCTACCGGCGCCTATCCCTAACCGGCGAGAAGCTTAAGGGCAGCGAACTCATCCGCGAGGCGACGCGCGAAATGTTCGTTCCGATCGCCTCATCTACAATCGTAACGATCGCGGTCTTCCTGCCGCTTGCCTTCGTTAGCGGCATGGTGGGCGAGCTGTTCACCCCATTCGCTCTCACCATGGTGTTCTCACTGCTTGCGTCCTTGCTGGTTGCCATCACTCTGGTACCCGCATTGGCCCATACCTTGTTCAGGAATGGTCTCAAGAAGACGCATGATCATGAGGAGAAGCCCGGTGCGATGGCCCGCGGCTACCAGAAGATTCTGAACTGGTCCCTGAACCATAAGCTGATCACCTTCGGATTCGCGGTTCTGCTGCTGATTGGCAGTCTGTTCCTGACCAAATTCATCGGCACCAGCTTCATGCCGGAGCAATCCGAGAAGTATGCTATGGTGACCTACTCGCCTGCACCAGGCGACACGCGTGAGGATGTCGAGCAGCGTGCGCTGACTGCCGAGAAGTTTATTTTGAAGCAGCCTGGTCTTGATAAAATGCAGTATTCCGTAGGGGGCTCCAATCCGCTCAGTCCCGGCCCTTCCAACTCCGCTTTGTTCTATGTGATCTATAAAGAGGACACGAAGAACTTTGAAGATGTGAAGAAGAAGTTAGTCGATGATCTGAAGGTTCAGGTGCCTGAGGGAACCTGGAAGGAGATGTCCGGCATGGGCGGAGGCATGGGCGGCAGCAAGCTTGCCGTTCAGGTCTTTGGCGATAATCTGAAGCAGATCCAGCCGGTATCCGATCAGATTCTGAAATGGGTGAATGAGGACAAGGCTCATTTTGACAAAGGCGATTCCAGCTTGTCCAAAGCTTATGACCAGTACACCCTGATCGCGGACCAGGAGAAGCTCAGCTCACTTGGACTTACAGCCGGACAACTGGCCATGAAGCTCAGTCCGCAGCGTGACCGTCCGGTGCTGACCGAGGTGCAGATCGATAACAAGGACTACAAGGTCTATATCGAAGCTGACAACAAGACCTACAAGAGCCTGGAAGACATCGAGAATGAGACACTCCTGTCTCCGCTTGGCAAGGAAGTAGCTATTAAGGATGTAGCCAAAGTAGACAAAGGCATCTCACCTAACTCCATCATGCGTATTGACGGCAAAATGGTTATTGAGGTTAGTGCCAATATCGTTTCTACAGATGTAAGCAGCGCTTCCAAAAGCCTGCAGGACAAAGTTAACGCCTATGACAAGCCGGATGGCGTCACAGTGGAATTCGGCGGAGTTACAGCACAGATTAACGATACCTTCACCCAGCTTGGCCTTGCCATGGCCGCCGCGGTTGCAATCGTATATTTCGTGCTTGTAGTTACGTTTGGGGGCGGGCTTGCGCCATTTGCCATCCTGTTCTCCCTGCCATTCATCGTTATTGGCGCACTGATCGCCCTGTTGATCGGCGGAGAAACTCTGAACGTATCGTCACTTATGGGTGCACTCATGCTGATCGGGATCGTGGTTACCAATGCCATCGTCCTGATCGACCGTGTAATTCATAAGGAACGCGAAGGCCTCTCTACCCGGGAAGCTATTCTGGAGGCCGGTGCAACCCGTCTTCGTCCGATTTTGATGACCGCTCTGGCCACAATCGGTGCGCTGCTGCCGCTTGTCATCGGTCTTGAGAACAGTGCTGGAATCATCTCGCGGGGGCTCGGAATTACCGTAATCGGCGGACTGATCAGTTCGACCCTGCTGACACTCGTGATTGTGCCGATTGTCTATGAGTTCCTGATGAAGCTGCGCCGAGGCGGAAGATCCAAGTCTACAGCTAAAGCTTGA
- a CDS encoding molecular chaperone TorD family protein: protein MTTTILPDRVTASEEQMLWLERRGWVYQLLVDFLRREPRLSLIAQYRREGKLKGPVISGEGARLLKGYLDSINESRLRQVCYEEADEYMRLFAGSQAVLPLTEGVFRARREGSEALRNISGLGEVYCECGVVFNKLHNERDDHIAIELEFMSVLADRMLVAGCVRNKCTELADMQMWFLESHLLQWAPAFAEALRREARTPLYKGLAVLLSDFLARDLSMLRLWRAALD from the coding sequence ATGACAACGACTATATTGCCGGATAGAGTTACTGCAAGCGAAGAACAAATGCTGTGGCTGGAACGCAGAGGCTGGGTATACCAGCTGCTGGTTGATTTTCTGCGCCGTGAGCCTCGTCTCTCCTTAATTGCACAGTACCGCCGCGAAGGCAAGCTTAAAGGTCCGGTGATATCGGGTGAGGGTGCCCGCTTACTGAAGGGATACTTGGATAGTATAAATGAAAGCCGGCTTCGGCAGGTATGTTATGAAGAAGCTGATGAATATATGAGGCTGTTCGCGGGGAGTCAGGCTGTACTGCCTCTGACAGAAGGGGTATTCCGGGCTAGACGGGAAGGTTCCGAGGCCTTGAGGAACATCTCGGGGCTCGGGGAAGTCTATTGTGAGTGCGGAGTTGTGTTCAACAAGCTGCATAATGAACGGGATGATCATATCGCGATTGAACTGGAGTTCATGTCCGTGCTTGCAGACCGGATGCTTGTGGCAGGCTGTGTCAGGAACAAATGCACGGAGCTTGCCGACATGCAGATGTGGTTCCTGGAGTCCCACCTGCTGCAGTGGGCACCAGCCTTCGCTGAAGCCCTGCGGAGAGAGGCGAGGACTCCGTTATACAAAGGTCTGGCTGTACTGCTGTCGGACTTTCTGGCGCGGGATCTCAGCATGCTGCGTTTATGGAGAGCTGCACTAGACTGA
- the moaA gene encoding GTP 3',8-cyclase MoaA: MEMLNDSFGRIHDYLRISVTDRCNLRCVYCMPAEGMVFQPHDEIMSYEEIAEVAAALAPIGLRKIRLTGGEPLVRKNLEQLVSMLSSIEGIEDISLTTNGIFLPKKAALLKEAGLNRINISLDSLHKDRYALITRGGDVSKVLEGITAAEEAGLEPIKLNVVLMKGYNDDEIQDFIAMTLERPIHVRFIEYMPIGSATDSWRESYLPLEAVMEACRAAGWETEAAGQLKGNGPSQNMRVKNAQGTFGLIHPVSDHFCDNCNRLRLTADGHIKSCLYWSEEFNVRKVTGRNDPDAIRSMFINSLGTKPKNHEMALALEKKDQSNTPTSRRMSQIGG; this comes from the coding sequence ATGGAAATGCTGAATGACTCTTTCGGACGGATTCACGATTATCTCCGGATTTCAGTAACGGACCGCTGTAATTTGCGCTGTGTGTACTGCATGCCCGCCGAGGGGATGGTCTTCCAGCCTCACGACGAGATTATGTCCTATGAGGAGATCGCTGAAGTCGCCGCCGCCTTGGCTCCTATCGGGCTGCGCAAGATCCGTCTTACCGGGGGAGAACCGCTTGTCCGCAAAAATCTGGAGCAGCTTGTATCCATGCTGTCCAGCATAGAGGGAATTGAAGATATTTCGCTCACAACGAACGGCATTTTCCTTCCCAAGAAGGCAGCCCTCCTTAAGGAAGCAGGTCTGAACCGTATCAACATCAGCCTCGACTCACTTCACAAGGACAGGTATGCTCTGATTACCCGGGGAGGCGACGTCTCCAAAGTGCTCGAGGGGATTACAGCCGCGGAAGAAGCCGGACTTGAGCCTATCAAGCTGAATGTAGTGCTGATGAAGGGATACAATGATGATGAGATTCAAGACTTCATCGCCATGACTTTGGAACGTCCTATTCATGTGCGGTTTATAGAATATATGCCAATCGGCAGTGCTACCGATTCGTGGCGGGAGTCCTACCTGCCTCTGGAAGCTGTTATGGAGGCCTGCCGGGCGGCAGGCTGGGAGACGGAGGCTGCAGGCCAGCTGAAGGGCAATGGCCCTTCCCAGAACATGAGAGTCAAGAACGCCCAAGGCACGTTCGGCCTGATCCACCCGGTTAGCGATCACTTCTGTGATAATTGCAACCGGCTCCGGTTGACTGCAGACGGCCATATCAAATCCTGTCTGTACTGGTCTGAAGAATTCAATGTCCGGAAGGTTACGGGCAGGAATGACCCTGATGCAATCCGGTCCATGTTCATTAACTCCCTGGGGACGAAGCCGAAGAACCACGAGATGGCACTCGCTCTGGAAAAGAAAGATCAAAGCAACACCCCCACCTCACGCCGGATGTCCCAG